In Pelagibius sp. CAU 1746, the following proteins share a genomic window:
- the hutG gene encoding N-formylglutamate deformylase — MKDYFMELFRVTEGSLPLLVSMPHPGTYVPPEIAARMTGVAKTVPDTDWHIPQLYDFLAELDVSVIQATHSRYVIDLNRAPDNRALYAGASNTELCPLQTFAMEDIYLPGEAPDENEVAARREAYWQPYHDRLAETLAAIKATHGLALLWDAHSIRSEVPRFFEGRLPDLNLGTGDGGAAAASLLDILTAVARDAGHLGYTHAANGRFKGGYITRRYGDPDNGVHAVQLELSEITYMDEDPPFAFRDDLAEKVRPVLSGLIHTLLAWAEMEQQG; from the coding sequence ATGAAGGATTATTTCATGGAGCTCTTCCGCGTCACCGAGGGCAGTCTGCCGCTGCTGGTTTCCATGCCCCATCCCGGCACCTACGTGCCGCCGGAGATCGCCGCGCGCATGACCGGGGTGGCGAAGACGGTGCCGGACACCGACTGGCACATTCCGCAGCTCTATGACTTCCTGGCGGAGCTGGACGTCTCGGTGATCCAGGCGACCCACTCGCGCTACGTCATCGACCTGAACCGCGCGCCCGACAACCGCGCGCTCTACGCCGGGGCGAGCAACACCGAGCTCTGTCCCCTGCAGACCTTCGCCATGGAAGACATCTATCTGCCCGGCGAAGCCCCGGACGAGAACGAAGTCGCCGCGCGCCGCGAGGCTTACTGGCAGCCCTATCACGACCGCCTGGCCGAGACCCTGGCGGCGATCAAGGCGACGCACGGCCTGGCCCTGCTGTGGGACGCCCATTCGATCCGCAGCGAGGTGCCGCGCTTCTTCGAGGGGCGCCTGCCGGATCTGAACCTGGGCACCGGCGACGGCGGCGCGGCGGCCGCCAGCCTGCTGGACATCCTGACCGCCGTGGCCCGCGACGCCGGCCACCTCGGTTATACGCATGCCGCCAACGGGCGCTTCAAGGGCGGCTACATCACGCGCCGCTACGGGGACCCGGACAACGGCGTTCACGCGGTGCAGTTGGAACTCTCCGAGATCACCTACATGGACGAGGACCCGCCCTTCGCCTTCCGCGACGACCTGGCGGAGAAGGTCCGCCCGGTGCTTTCGGGCCTCATACACACCCTGCTCGCCTGGGCGGAAATGGAACAGCAGGGGTAG
- the hutC gene encoding histidine utilization repressor, translating to MSLTASTDTPLYQQVKDYIVGRIAAGDWPEETKVPSENELTRELRVSRMTVHRALRELTAEGWLERIQGAGTFVAPPKPQSEILAVRNIAEEIRARGHEHSTEILFVRRERARALEAKHLGLARGETLFHSLIVHRENGRPVQLEDRYVNPKMAPDYLDQDFRLLTPHKYLTQAAPISEAEHLVMAVMPTPEERKLLEMKAGEPCLLLRRQTWSGKRPVTWARLLHPGDRYRLGGRFAGDGAPRP from the coding sequence ATGAGCCTGACCGCCAGCACCGACACGCCGCTCTATCAGCAGGTCAAGGACTACATCGTCGGGCGCATCGCCGCCGGCGACTGGCCCGAGGAAACGAAGGTGCCTTCGGAAAACGAGCTGACGCGCGAGCTGCGGGTCAGCCGCATGACGGTGCACCGCGCCCTGCGCGAGCTCACCGCCGAGGGTTGGCTGGAACGCATCCAGGGCGCCGGCACCTTCGTCGCCCCGCCCAAGCCGCAGTCGGAAATCCTCGCCGTGCGCAACATCGCCGAGGAGATCCGCGCCCGCGGGCACGAGCACAGCACTGAGATACTCTTCGTGCGGCGCGAGCGCGCCCGCGCCCTGGAAGCCAAGCACCTCGGGCTGGCACGCGGCGAGACGCTGTTCCATTCGCTCATCGTCCACCGCGAGAACGGCCGGCCGGTGCAGTTGGAGGACCGCTACGTCAATCCGAAGATGGCGCCCGATTACCTGGATCAGGACTTCCGCTTGCTCACGCCGCACAAGTACCTCACCCAGGCGGCCCCGATCAGCGAGGCCGAGCACTTGGTCATGGCGGTCATGCCGACGCCCGAGGAGCGTAAGCTGCTGGAGATGAAAGCGGGCGAGCCCTGCCTGCTGCTGCGCCGCCAGACCTGGTCCGGCAAGCGGCCGGTCACCTGGGCCCGCCTGCTGCACCCCGGCGACCGCTACCGCCTCGGCGGGCGCTTCGCCGGGGACGGCGCACCGCGGCCATAG
- a CDS encoding alpha/beta fold hydrolase: protein MTTRLSIPSAMQADSLSACAISALPGRLVMRPAEGREMEAGGRPDYFLFQPEDADLARPPLVAVHGISRNAEAHVKAFAEVAVAQRRLLIAPHFDERRFDGFQRVARGTEAAVDSLWRDVERVTGRALDRVDMLGFSGGAQFAHRYAMLHPQRVASLILVAAGWYTFPSETDRFPYGVMPSGGRGRRAAANLAQFLAIPTLVLVGSRDCQRDAALRQTPDVDIKQGLNRVERGGRWSCAVLQTALRLGVAPRVQFAMLPGCGHAFDDCVAVGGLAGFVNHWLQR from the coding sequence ATGACGACCCGGCTTTCGATACCATCCGCCATGCAGGCGGACAGTCTGAGTGCCTGCGCCATCTCGGCCCTGCCGGGCCGCCTGGTCATGCGGCCCGCCGAGGGCAGGGAGATGGAAGCGGGCGGGCGGCCCGATTACTTCCTCTTCCAGCCGGAGGACGCCGATCTCGCGCGGCCGCCGCTGGTGGCCGTCCACGGTATCTCCCGAAATGCCGAGGCACACGTTAAAGCCTTTGCCGAGGTCGCCGTGGCCCAGCGGCGGCTGCTCATCGCGCCGCATTTCGACGAACGGCGCTTCGACGGCTTTCAGCGCGTTGCGCGCGGCACCGAGGCGGCTGTCGACTCGCTGTGGCGGGACGTCGAGCGTGTTACAGGGCGCGCGCTGGATCGTGTCGACATGCTGGGCTTTTCCGGCGGCGCGCAGTTCGCTCACCGCTATGCCATGCTGCATCCCCAACGGGTCGCCTCCCTCATTCTTGTGGCGGCGGGCTGGTACACCTTTCCGAGCGAGACCGATCGCTTTCCCTACGGAGTGATGCCCAGCGGCGGACGCGGACGCCGCGCCGCGGCGAACTTGGCGCAATTCCTCGCCATCCCGACACTGGTTTTGGTGGGCAGCCGGGATTGTCAGCGCGACGCCGCCTTGCGCCAGACTCCCGATGTGGACATCAAGCAAGGACTCAACCGGGTCGAACGCGGAGGCCGGTGGAGCTGCGCCGTTCTGCAGACCGCGTTGCGCCTGGGCGTCGCGCCCCGGGTGCAGTTCGCGATGCTGCCCGGCTGCGGCCATGCCTTCGACGACTGCGTGGCGGTGGGCGGTCTGGCCGGCTTCGTCAATCATTGGCTTCAGCGATAG
- a CDS encoding ABC transporter ATP-binding protein, whose translation MKLPSLFAGSRRTDFALLVLNGILQAAGAVATALVVQQGFDGLLAGSDSEAAQGLSVVAILIGIAVANAGLRYREHLDAERVGQSYVHALRLRLYRHLLRVGPGITGKISRGAVTLRFVGDLTALRRWVSLGLARLLVGSVVVVLALAALAAIEPVIALAVAAGVAMAGLLGLGLGNRLQATTRDVRRRRGHLAALLTDRVAHLHLIQAFGQERREAERFKNLSRRLKAAFIGRAKSIGLLRALADAGAAAAGLCALLVGAQMVSLGAASPGAVVAAMLVAGLLAPRLQELGRIYEYWTAASIAREKQERLLRLRIPRGGAKAGGGRRLAEGAGEVALHGVALKGLLPPLDLKVSPGERICILGDNGSGKSSLLQVMAGLRRPDAGRVELNGQDLAVTDARQLRRAVGLVSCDLPLLRGSLRFNLRYGRPEASDEALAEVIERCGLSALVARLPQGLDTPLKEQQGRFSAGERLRIALARGLLCGPQVLLLDEMDAHLDAEGGRDLERIIATFDGPVVFITHRPDWARLAHRVITLRAGRPAEILSAADRPLVRLREVQ comes from the coding sequence ATGAAACTGCCAAGCCTCTTTGCCGGTTCGCGCCGCACGGACTTCGCCCTGCTGGTGCTCAACGGCATTCTGCAAGCGGCCGGCGCGGTGGCCACCGCGCTGGTGGTGCAGCAAGGGTTCGACGGGCTGCTGGCCGGAAGCGATAGCGAAGCGGCGCAGGGACTGTCGGTCGTCGCCATTCTGATCGGCATTGCCGTCGCCAACGCGGGGCTGCGCTACCGCGAACACCTGGATGCCGAGCGGGTCGGCCAGTCCTACGTTCATGCGCTGCGGCTGCGGCTCTACCGCCACCTTCTGCGTGTCGGCCCGGGGATCACCGGAAAGATTAGCCGCGGTGCGGTGACACTGCGCTTCGTCGGCGATCTCACGGCGCTGCGCCGCTGGGTCAGTCTTGGTCTGGCGCGACTGCTGGTGGGCAGTGTGGTGGTGGTCCTGGCGCTGGCGGCACTGGCGGCGATCGAGCCGGTGATCGCGCTGGCGGTGGCCGCCGGCGTGGCGATGGCGGGGCTGCTCGGACTGGGTCTGGGCAACCGTCTGCAGGCGACGACCCGCGACGTCCGGCGCCGGCGCGGGCATCTGGCGGCGCTGCTGACCGACCGCGTCGCCCATCTACACCTGATCCAGGCCTTCGGGCAGGAACGGCGCGAGGCCGAGCGCTTCAAGAACCTGAGCCGCCGCCTCAAGGCGGCCTTCATCGGGCGCGCCAAGTCCATCGGCCTGCTGCGCGCCCTTGCCGATGCCGGAGCGGCGGCGGCCGGTCTCTGTGCGCTGCTGGTCGGTGCGCAGATGGTTTCCCTGGGCGCGGCCAGTCCCGGCGCGGTGGTGGCCGCCATGCTGGTGGCCGGCCTGTTGGCGCCGCGCCTTCAGGAATTGGGCCGCATCTACGAGTACTGGACCGCAGCATCCATTGCCCGGGAAAAGCAGGAGCGCCTGCTGCGCCTGCGCATTCCGCGCGGCGGCGCCAAGGCCGGCGGCGGCCGCCGGCTGGCCGAGGGCGCGGGCGAGGTGGCGCTGCACGGCGTTGCCTTGAAAGGTCTGTTGCCGCCGCTCGACCTGAAAGTCTCGCCCGGCGAGCGAATCTGCATCCTGGGCGACAACGGTAGCGGCAAGTCCTCCCTGCTTCAGGTCATGGCCGGCCTGCGGCGCCCGGACGCCGGGCGGGTCGAGTTGAACGGCCAGGACCTCGCAGTCACCGACGCCCGCCAACTGCGCCGGGCGGTCGGCCTGGTGTCCTGCGACCTGCCGCTGCTGCGCGGCTCCCTGCGCTTCAACTTGCGCTACGGCCGGCCCGAGGCTTCCGACGAGGCTCTGGCGGAAGTGATCGAGCGTTGTGGGCTTTCCGCCCTGGTCGCCCGCCTGCCGCAGGGGCTGGATACTCCGCTCAAGGAACAGCAGGGCCGTTTTTCCGCAGGGGAACGCCTGCGCATTGCATTGGCGCGAGGGCTGCTTTGCGGACCGCAGGTCCTGCTGCTTGACGAGATGGACGCGCATCTCGACGCCGAGGGCGGGAGGGATCTGGAGCGGATCATCGCAACCTTCGACGGCCCGGTTGTCTTCATCACCCATCGCCCGGATTGGGCCCGGCTCGCCCATCGTGTGATTACGCTCCGCGCCGGCAGGCCGGCCGAGATCCTGTCCGCGGCCGACCGGCCGCTGGTCCGCCTGAGAGAGGTTCAATGA
- the hutU gene encoding urocanate hydratase: protein MPDSSAPPRRDNARVIRSPQGPELSAKSWLTEAPLRMLMNNLDPEVAEKPEELVVYGGIGRAARDWKCFDKIVSCLRDLGEDETLLVQSGKPVGVFRTHADAPRVLIANSNLVPHWATWEHFNKLDKAGLMMYGQMTAGSWIYIGSQGIVQGTYETFVEMGRQHYGGDLKGRWILTGGLGGMGGAQPLAATMAGASMLAIECQPSRIDMRLRTGYLDKKSESLDEALALIDDATAKDEAISVGLLGNCAEVLPELVKRGVKPDAVTDQTSAHDPLHGYLPAGWTLEQWEREQTASPDKVVKAASESMAVHVRAMLDFQAQGIPTFDYGNNIRQVAADQGVDNAFGFPGFVPAYIRPLFCRGVGPFRWAALSGDPEDIYKTDAKVKELIPDDPHLHNWLDMARERIHFQGLPARICWVGLGQRDKLGLAFNEMVAKGELKAPLVIGRDHLDSGSVASPNRETEAMQDGTDAVSDWPLLNALLNTASGATWVSLHHGGGVGMGYSQHAGMVICCDGTEAARQRIARVLWNDPATGVMRHADAGYKIAIDCAREQGLNLPMVE from the coding sequence ATGCCAGATTCCAGCGCCCCGCCGCGGCGGGACAACGCCCGCGTGATCCGCAGCCCGCAAGGGCCCGAGCTCTCGGCCAAGTCCTGGCTGACCGAGGCCCCGCTTCGTATGCTCATGAACAATCTCGACCCGGAGGTCGCTGAGAAGCCGGAAGAACTGGTGGTCTACGGCGGCATCGGCCGCGCCGCGCGCGACTGGAAGTGCTTCGACAAGATCGTTTCCTGCCTGCGCGACCTCGGGGAGGACGAGACTCTGCTGGTGCAGTCCGGCAAGCCGGTCGGCGTGTTCCGCACCCATGCCGACGCGCCGCGCGTGCTGATCGCCAACTCCAACCTGGTGCCGCACTGGGCGACCTGGGAGCACTTCAACAAGCTCGATAAGGCCGGCCTGATGATGTACGGCCAGATGACTGCCGGCTCGTGGATCTACATCGGCAGCCAGGGCATCGTGCAGGGCACCTACGAGACCTTCGTGGAGATGGGCCGCCAGCACTACGGCGGCGACCTGAAAGGGCGCTGGATCCTGACCGGCGGCCTGGGCGGCATGGGCGGCGCGCAGCCGCTGGCCGCGACCATGGCCGGCGCCTCCATGCTGGCCATCGAGTGTCAGCCCTCGCGCATCGACATGCGCCTGCGCACCGGCTACCTCGACAAGAAGAGCGAGTCGCTCGACGAGGCCCTGGCGCTGATCGACGACGCCACCGCGAAGGACGAGGCGATCTCCGTCGGCCTGCTCGGCAACTGTGCCGAGGTGCTGCCGGAACTGGTGAAGCGCGGCGTGAAGCCCGACGCCGTCACCGACCAGACCTCGGCGCACGACCCGCTGCACGGCTACCTGCCCGCCGGCTGGACCCTGGAGCAGTGGGAACGCGAACAGACCGCCAGCCCCGACAAGGTGGTGAAGGCCGCCAGCGAGTCCATGGCCGTCCACGTGCGCGCCATGCTGGACTTCCAGGCCCAAGGCATTCCGACCTTCGATTACGGCAACAACATCCGCCAAGTGGCCGCGGATCAAGGCGTCGACAACGCCTTCGGCTTCCCCGGCTTCGTGCCGGCCTACATCCGTCCCCTCTTCTGCCGCGGCGTCGGCCCCTTCCGCTGGGCCGCCCTCTCCGGCGACCCGGAGGACATCTACAAGACCGACGCCAAGGTGAAGGAGTTGATCCCCGACGACCCGCACCTGCACAACTGGCTCGACATGGCGCGCGAGCGCATCCACTTCCAGGGCCTGCCGGCGCGCATCTGCTGGGTCGGCCTGGGCCAGCGCGACAAACTGGGCCTCGCCTTCAACGAGATGGTCGCCAAGGGCGAGCTGAAAGCGCCGCTCGTCATCGGCCGCGACCACCTGGACTCCGGCTCCGTCGCCAGCCCGAACCGCGAAACCGAAGCCATGCAGGACGGCACCGATGCCGTCTCCGACTGGCCGCTGCTCAACGCCCTCTTGAACACCGCCAGCGGCGCCACTTGGGTGTCGCTGCACCACGGCGGCGGCGTCGGCATGGGCTATTCCCAGCACGCCGGCATGGTAATCTGCTGTGACGGCACCGAAGCCGCGAGGCAGCGCATTGCCCGCGTGCTGTGGAACGATCCGGCGACCGGCGTCATGCGCCATGCCGATGCCGGCTACAAGATCGCCATCGATTGCGCCAGAGAGCAGGGTCTCAACCTGCCGATGGTGGAGTGA
- a CDS encoding TRAP transporter substrate-binding protein, with the protein MKRREFLKAGGGAAAGAVAASGLAAPAIAQGKMQWKMVTAWPKNLPGPGVAAQLLADRITALSGGRIEVKLYAAGELVPGRGVFDAVSEGTAELYHAVPAYWGSKSKGILMFGSQPFGLRADEQVGWLVHGGGQALYDEIYGRFGLKPFLCGNSGPQWQGWFRNEIKSVDDLKGLRFRTTGLASEMCAKLGMAVQAMGGRDMFQALQSGALDAGEFIGPWTDSALGFYQVAKNYYWPGVGEPSSAEECAVNAKAYADLPDDLKQAVGYACSSLYNDVWTEYTTKHAQALQKLVAEQGVQVKKLPDDVMVAMGNAAGEVIAELREDSDELVKRIAESFLAYRNSIAGYMVYADNGQMNARALDYTYG; encoded by the coding sequence ATGAAAAGACGTGAGTTCCTGAAAGCCGGCGGCGGGGCCGCCGCCGGTGCCGTTGCCGCGAGCGGCCTGGCTGCGCCGGCCATCGCCCAGGGCAAGATGCAATGGAAGATGGTCACCGCCTGGCCGAAGAACCTGCCCGGGCCGGGCGTCGCCGCGCAGCTTCTGGCCGACCGCATCACTGCGCTGTCGGGTGGGCGCATCGAGGTCAAGCTCTACGCTGCCGGCGAGCTGGTCCCCGGCCGCGGCGTCTTCGACGCCGTCTCCGAAGGCACCGCGGAGCTGTATCACGCAGTACCGGCCTACTGGGGCTCCAAGTCCAAGGGCATCCTCATGTTCGGCTCGCAGCCCTTCGGCCTGCGCGCCGACGAGCAGGTCGGCTGGCTCGTCCATGGCGGCGGCCAGGCGCTCTACGACGAGATCTATGGCCGCTTCGGCCTCAAGCCCTTCCTCTGCGGCAACTCCGGCCCGCAGTGGCAGGGCTGGTTCCGCAACGAGATCAAGTCGGTGGACGACCTCAAGGGGCTGCGCTTCCGCACCACAGGCCTGGCCTCCGAGATGTGCGCCAAGCTGGGCATGGCCGTGCAGGCCATGGGCGGACGCGACATGTTCCAGGCCCTGCAGTCCGGCGCCCTGGACGCCGGCGAGTTCATCGGCCCCTGGACGGACTCGGCCCTCGGCTTCTACCAGGTCGCCAAGAACTACTACTGGCCGGGCGTCGGCGAACCCTCCTCCGCCGAAGAGTGCGCGGTCAATGCCAAGGCCTATGCGGACCTGCCCGACGACCTGAAGCAGGCCGTCGGCTACGCCTGCTCCTCGCTCTACAACGACGTCTGGACCGAGTACACCACCAAGCACGCCCAGGCGCTGCAGAAGCTGGTGGCCGAGCAGGGCGTCCAGGTGAAGAAGCTGCCCGACGACGTCATGGTCGCCATGGGCAACGCCGCCGGCGAGGTCATCGCCGAGCTGCGCGAGGACAGCGACGAGCTGGTCAAGCGGATCGCCGAGAGCTTCCTCGCCTATCGCAACTCCATCGCCGGCTACATGGTCTATGCCGACAACGGGCAGATGAACGCCCGCGCGCTGGACTACACCTACGGCTAA
- a CDS encoding TRAP transporter small permease subunit — protein MQQWIARLETVNQAVGATVRWLALFMVLLQFAVVVLRYVFGVSFIFLNEGVLYMHAALFMLGAGYTLLIDGHVRVDIFYSKLTRRGQAAIDLAGALGFLLPSMAVVAWFTWPSVRNSWAVLEGPISVGGIPASFLLKSFIPAFCLLLAVQGLACGLRDLLRLKQGKPAA, from the coding sequence TTGCAGCAGTGGATTGCCCGGCTGGAAACCGTGAACCAAGCGGTTGGCGCGACGGTGCGCTGGCTGGCGCTGTTCATGGTGCTGCTGCAGTTCGCCGTGGTCGTGCTGCGCTATGTCTTCGGCGTCAGCTTCATCTTCCTGAATGAAGGCGTGCTCTATATGCATGCCGCCCTCTTCATGCTGGGGGCCGGCTATACCCTGCTGATCGACGGTCACGTGCGCGTCGACATCTTCTACAGCAAGCTGACGCGGCGCGGCCAGGCCGCCATCGACCTGGCGGGGGCGCTGGGCTTTCTGCTGCCCTCCATGGCCGTCGTCGCCTGGTTCACCTGGCCGTCGGTGCGCAACTCCTGGGCGGTCCTCGAGGGGCCGATCTCGGTGGGCGGCATCCCCGCTTCCTTTCTGCTGAAGTCGTTCATCCCGGCCTTCTGCCTGCTGCTCGCGGTGCAGGGCCTGGCCTGCGGCCTGCGCGACCTGCTGCGCCTCAAGCAAGGCAAGCCCGCCGCATGA
- a CDS encoding TRAP transporter large permease subunit has protein sequence MIEYLDLLMFAVLIGAILLGYPVSFTLTGVAVIFAGLGWALGIFDVSLLGALGQRIFGIMTNDVLIAIPLFVFMGVVLQQSKIAEELLETMGRLFGSLRGGLGVSVILVGALLAASTGIVGATVVAMGMIALPTMLRNGYSPTLASGVVCTAGTLGQIIPPSTLLIILSDVMSNAYQQAQFRQGLFTIDTISVGQTFAAALVPGLTLVAIYVVYMLVKAWTSPKAAPALARPEVRPATGDVLHALVPPLLLIVAVLGSILGGVATPSEAASVGAIGALLLAATRSGGSPRPVYIGGAALLALAILVHLAPVRLQRGDTGPAEWIVGGVAIVLFAVAAVVIAIALRRAWRTGLLKPVMTSTLTITAMIFATILTASVFSLVFRGLGGDEHVEAIIGAMPGGPDGALLFVMALIFVLGFFLDFVEISVILLPLVAPVLILMGHDPVWLSILIAINLQTSFLTPPFGFSLFYLRGAAPKEISTGQIYAGVIPFIALQILGMAVLWLWQPLATAVPDWLF, from the coding sequence ATGATCGAATACCTCGACCTCCTGATGTTCGCGGTGCTGATCGGCGCCATCCTGCTCGGCTATCCGGTGTCCTTCACCCTGACCGGAGTGGCGGTGATCTTTGCCGGCCTGGGCTGGGCGCTGGGCATCTTCGACGTGAGCCTGCTGGGCGCATTGGGCCAGCGCATTTTCGGCATCATGACCAACGACGTCCTGATCGCCATCCCGCTCTTCGTCTTTATGGGCGTGGTCCTGCAGCAGAGCAAGATTGCCGAGGAACTGCTGGAGACCATGGGCCGCCTCTTCGGCAGCCTGCGCGGCGGGCTGGGCGTTTCCGTCATCCTGGTCGGCGCCCTGCTGGCCGCCTCCACCGGCATTGTCGGCGCCACCGTGGTCGCCATGGGCATGATCGCCCTGCCCACCATGCTGCGCAACGGCTACAGCCCGACCTTGGCCTCCGGGGTGGTCTGTACCGCCGGCACCCTGGGCCAGATCATCCCGCCCTCGACCCTGCTGATCATCCTCTCCGACGTCATGTCCAACGCCTACCAGCAGGCGCAGTTCCGCCAGGGCCTCTTCACAATCGACACCATCTCCGTGGGCCAGACCTTCGCCGCCGCGCTGGTGCCGGGCCTGACACTGGTCGCCATCTACGTCGTCTACATGCTGGTGAAGGCCTGGACTTCCCCCAAGGCCGCACCGGCCCTGGCGCGGCCGGAGGTACGCCCGGCCACGGGCGACGTGCTGCACGCGCTGGTGCCGCCGCTGCTGCTCATCGTTGCCGTGCTGGGATCGATCCTGGGCGGCGTGGCGACCCCCAGCGAGGCCGCCTCGGTGGGGGCCATCGGGGCGCTGCTGCTGGCGGCGACGCGCAGTGGGGGATCGCCCAGACCGGTCTACATCGGCGGGGCCGCATTGTTGGCGCTGGCGATTCTCGTCCACCTCGCGCCGGTGCGCCTGCAACGCGGCGATACCGGCCCGGCCGAGTGGATCGTCGGCGGGGTGGCCATCGTCCTCTTCGCCGTCGCGGCGGTCGTCATCGCCATCGCTCTCCGGCGCGCCTGGCGGACCGGCCTGCTGAAACCGGTGATGACCTCGACACTGACCATCACCGCGATGATTTTCGCCACCATCCTGACCGCCAGCGTCTTCTCCCTGGTGTTCCGCGGCCTGGGCGGCGACGAGCATGTGGAGGCCATCATCGGCGCCATGCCCGGCGGCCCGGACGGTGCGCTGCTGTTCGTCATGGCGCTGATCTTCGTGCTCGGCTTCTTCCTCGATTTCGTCGAGATCTCCGTGATCCTGCTGCCGCTGGTCGCGCCGGTCCTGATCCTCATGGGCCACGACCCGGTGTGGCTGTCGATCCTCATCGCCATCAACCTGCAGACCAGCTTTCTCACCCCGCCCTTCGGCTTTTCGCTGTTCTACCTGCGCGGGGCGGCGCCCAAGGAAATCTCCACCGGGCAGATCTACGCCGGCGTGATCCCCTTCATCGCCCTGCAGATTCTCGGCATGGCGGTGCTCTGGCTGTGGCAGCCGCTGGCGACCGCAGTGCCGGACTGGCTGTTCTGA
- a CDS encoding transcriptional regulator GcvA, with product MPVKLPPLNALRAFEAGARHLSFTKAAEELHVTPAAVSHQVKALEEHLGYPLFKRMTRKLALTEQGRVLFPVVSEAFTRIAETADDLRGSGDSNTLTVSVTPSFGAKWLVYRLPRFWEKHPEIDLRVHHTIQVCDLRHDDVDVAVRFGAGRWAGIESEFMLRVDYTPVCSPRLLEGENPLTCPGDLRHHTLLHEDDYDGWTQWLAVAGVSDVNPRRGPVMNDITSLLQSAVDGHGVALGRLSMVARDLEAGTLVKPFDITVLTDLGYHLVYLPGALEEQKIRVFRDFLMEEVGAEGA from the coding sequence ATGCCGGTGAAGCTTCCGCCATTGAACGCGTTGCGGGCCTTCGAGGCCGGCGCCCGCCATCTCAGCTTCACCAAGGCCGCCGAGGAACTGCACGTCACCCCGGCGGCGGTCAGCCATCAGGTAAAGGCCCTGGAGGAGCATCTAGGCTATCCGCTGTTCAAGCGCATGACCCGCAAGCTTGCGCTGACCGAGCAGGGGCGGGTGCTGTTCCCCGTGGTCAGCGAAGCCTTCACGCGCATTGCGGAGACCGCCGACGATCTGCGCGGCAGCGGGGATTCGAACACTCTGACGGTCTCGGTGACTCCGTCCTTCGGGGCCAAGTGGCTGGTCTACCGTCTACCCAGGTTCTGGGAGAAGCACCCGGAAATCGACCTGCGGGTCCACCACACCATCCAGGTCTGCGACCTGCGCCATGACGATGTCGATGTCGCCGTGCGTTTCGGCGCCGGCCGTTGGGCCGGGATCGAAAGCGAATTCATGCTACGGGTGGACTATACGCCGGTGTGCAGTCCGCGCCTCTTGGAGGGCGAGAACCCGCTGACTTGCCCTGGCGACCTGCGCCATCACACGCTGTTGCACGAAGACGATTACGACGGCTGGACGCAGTGGCTCGCCGTCGCCGGAGTGAGTGACGTCAATCCGCGCCGCGGGCCGGTGATGAACGACATTACCAGCCTGCTGCAGAGCGCCGTCGACGGCCACGGCGTCGCTCTGGGCCGCCTGTCGATGGTGGCGCGGGATCTGGAGGCCGGGACTCTGGTGAAGCCCTTCGACATCACGGTGCTGACCGACCTGGGCTATCACCTGGTCTATCTGCCGGGCGCCCTGGAAGAGCAGAAGATCCGGGTCTTCCGCGACTTCCTCATGGAGGAGGTCGGCGCCGAGGGCGCGTGA
- a CDS encoding DUF1127 domain-containing protein, with protein sequence MSICVPETASALGSPHPVMARWRAAADAALHHTLGRLRALLLSWHQRRRDRSDLRRLPGYLLRDIGLDLEDARQEMCKPFWQA encoded by the coding sequence ATGTCGATCTGCGTTCCGGAAACCGCCTCTGCGCTCGGCAGCCCCCATCCCGTGATGGCGCGCTGGCGTGCTGCCGCCGACGCCGCGCTGCACCATACCCTCGGACGGCTTCGGGCCCTGCTGCTCTCCTGGCACCAGCGGCGGCGTGACCGCAGCGACCTGCGCCGCCTGCCCGGCTATCTGTTGCGGGACATCGGCCTCGACCTCGAAGACGCACGGCAGGAGATGTGCAAGCCTTTCTGGCAAGCCTAG